Part of the Rhodopirellula islandica genome is shown below.
TTTGAGCGTCCCAGAGATCTCCTTGTTGGCCGTTGTAGGCTTCGGCTTGAGCGGGTGAAAAGAACATGGCGATTTGCCATTCCAGCACTTCGTACGCGGCTCCCACTGCCATCACGATGCAAATTGACAGGAACCATCCCCATCGCCTGGGCAGCGGCGACGGAGAGTGAGCGGTTCCCCACATTTGCTGGAGCCAATCGAAGGCGACCGGGACGCCCAGGCACCCCGACGCAAAATGGACCAGCCGATCGTAGTGGTTGCGTTGCCAGGCAAATTGGTCCGATAGATTCCGCCCAAAAAGTGATTCGCACCAAGCGTCGTAGGGCACGTTGGAATAGGTCCAACGTGCCCCGATGATGTGCAACACGATGAACGAGATCGCGCAGGCGAAGGCGATGGATGACAGCCTCGCATTGCTGGTCGACCAAAGCAGGCCCAGCAACATGGCA
Proteins encoded:
- a CDS encoding DUF2238 domain-containing protein — its product is MDRQKLAILATFLLMVVSLYKAPFPAEQWLQHIPTVAMLLGLLWSTSNARLSSIAFACAISFIVLHIIGARWTYSNVPYDAWCESLFGRNLSDQFAWQRNHYDRLVHFASGCLGVPVAFDWLQQMWGTAHSPSPLPRRWGWFLSICIVMAVGAAYEVLEWQIAMFFSPAQAEAYNGQQGDLWDAQKDLCLAGMGSLLAVGIHGIGAELRRG